From Verrucomicrobiia bacterium, a single genomic window includes:
- a CDS encoding histidine phosphatase family protein → MHRRRNLRRPISTITLLRHAHALHNLAAYYFYRKNIPEYLKIRAQIMDEHNGDPGLSPIGVAEALSCRYLIDAITTRTGKVPRIFCSPSRRTQETAQLIADKLPIILVPGLVERHWGPYETPEIAEGQDIMEHLGHIHQLKRDPHYSVWEVQSLAHKFEELRSEARMLYAQAKQGPILVVSHGETLRLTAPLLQGPFAYETAEVNDMFSYPSFQNCVPRCIPIYA, encoded by the coding sequence ATGCATCGCCGTCGGAATTTGAGAAGACCAATCAGTACTATCACTCTGTTAAGGCATGCCCATGCCTTGCACAACCTGGCTGCCTACTACTTTTATCGGAAGAACATTCCCGAGTACCTAAAGATCCGTGCACAGATCATGGATGAACATAACGGGGATCCCGGCCTCTCACCAATCGGCGTTGCCGAGGCACTGAGCTGCCGCTATCTCATCGATGCCATCACGACGCGTACCGGCAAGGTACCCCGCATATTCTGCTCTCCTTCCAGAAGGACGCAGGAAACGGCCCAACTCATAGCCGATAAGCTGCCAATCATCCTCGTGCCCGGTCTCGTTGAGCGGCATTGGGGGCCGTATGAGACACCCGAGATTGCTGAGGGACAGGACATCATGGAGCACCTGGGCCATATCCACCAACTCAAGCGCGACCCACACTACAGCGTATGGGAGGTCCAAAGCCTGGCGCACAAGTTTGAGGAACTCCGGTCAGAGGCGCGGATGCTCTACGCACAGGCCAAGCAGGGCCCCATCCTGGTGGTGTCACATGGCGAAACGCTGCGCCTCACCGCGCCGCTCCTTCAAGGGCCTTTCGCCTACGAAACGGCAGAGGTGAACGACATGTTCAGTTACCCCAGTTTTCAAAACTGCGTACCCCGCTGCATACCCATTTATGCTTGA
- a CDS encoding GNAT family N-acetyltransferase encodes MSVDIRTLDASDEASKAQLDALKKEVWPKADEEHFGADLHPHFFHTAEATLVYEENGQLLGYLEVRCELGVAYMGSTGIVEQARRRGVATKLVEAAENWARENYCHKVTAETGTEWTSKGLVTAMGYTPVVTFKRHFGKIDFIVFEKFLD; translated from the coding sequence ATGTCAGTAGATATTCGAACCTTGGACGCTTCTGATGAAGCTTCAAAAGCACAGCTTGATGCCTTGAAAAAAGAAGTTTGGCCCAAGGCTGACGAAGAGCACTTTGGTGCAGACCTGCATCCTCATTTCTTTCACACCGCTGAGGCCACCCTTGTTTACGAGGAAAATGGCCAGCTCCTTGGCTATCTAGAAGTGAGGTGTGAGCTGGGAGTTGCCTACATGGGCAGCACTGGCATAGTAGAGCAGGCACGGAGGCGTGGGGTTGCGACGAAGCTTGTTGAGGCCGCAGAAAACTGGGCCCGGGAAAACTATTGCCACAAGGTTACTGCAGAAACAGGTACCGAGTGGACTTCCAAAGGGTTGGTGACAGCTATGGGGTATACCCCCGTTGTGACCTTTAAGCGCCACTTTGGGAAGATTGATTTCATCGTCTTTGAGAAATTCCTGGATTAA